A stretch of the Oncorhynchus clarkii lewisi isolate Uvic-CL-2024 chromosome 9, UVic_Ocla_1.0, whole genome shotgun sequence genome encodes the following:
- the LOC139416318 gene encoding methyl-CpG-binding domain protein 5-like encodes MMGGSESGSGDTDGVHTVAIQVPIGWQRRVDDGLVVYVSPSGTFLSSLEEVKSYLLTDGTCKCGLECPLVIHKVFNFSLGVKVQQRSQLVGKAEQDMTKLCNHRRKVVAMAALCRSMQASQLPYVSCHTEVTSAIMENRDPKRMRVDREEEERGTYPSKHPPVHSRPNNNLNHNPCGSPKYSTQLVYSYNGSSPLSHASTNSHHSPEILKRLPPPLHFPPTTSQFSSYGAPQRSPCTPTSHNFSQGQRTPQTPEAPRSPHLGPLSPLPPSSPGTLGRGGQSHPHGIIIGSLLSPSCSPSPRQRSRHPSASSSISEQEVGGVVLGGYPPRRISSSSPHSPLPGGSPNLHFPKYKLEDILEQFRNSGNGSTNNHILNTNSLSNQSNPQILSLALEKGEKPTKAPASATGSGMGISAGPSGLPLGQFLNHQKQPHTASFPASSLLSAAAKAQLASQMAHDHSSNSASVLSSATSLEVSKESRQSKVTNSTLHNNSHPSITRPLPAASRLLLHPCATLSQPLASSPLHLSPTDRTSHRKRQRRSPTVLSMLKDSQVSGLRTPGDVLNLSALHSQPSSTSGSSHSATSENHLQGLRLSVRHSCPLTGPQKQPDGALDFTTIMAGQPDPPTQPLSALLHLLSMQNAQAAGTQPGSGHGTGGTRQSPRQSPSPSHLNIRPFPMQSPSHPCTMQGLSQPLSPTQSLSRLGSASAQSPHTKASPKQRRSPSTALSNTQSAHHRSSPSPTRHTPDRLRQAQNQPMDAATTTLQSPMCQTLPDVSASVEIESVSTLGPGLSLGHPPNNIPTSNHSTTSPRPLDLSNHVLALLAASSTTPLEEGGLDTTTGNNTAGVQEPESVDHRSSTVSKTPGGCSPGPCNTPSLGDSPGSLPLAEAFPFMSQEQLLQLLSATAGLPSLLDPTILGSLPLGLWLGGQQCHLPTSNTSQQHHQLPDHHHHQQQSEHQQLLLQHEQHQEQHQKQQQTAHLNHNFPFSLLPSLMGGQGELPLNLLGLLNPLLPPSATLTPGQEGDLGIGEKLGLQALLMASLLLGQQQAAMLPLSGLGQLSLDLPLQQQHIPALLEGLSLDKGSGLLDLSSLPGPGLLEALQGLLPPAEGPLQALQSLLLPAPLPPPGFLSLNPTLLNAALGSTDLPTTPQLPPPQQPPPQVSASGPDGGVDTLIPLSVQGKDNPVLHQLLPTLLNPGLLGDLSALTSLHSLLGLGAGPLLLPPVQTSALGMPLLQGPDGAINLLNNIQLNMAPPSEGEKPTSLQEKDSPAPQKDIPANQLTPEAAPSPCPVRTPVSQRGEGSVGSVLDPYASFMDTIYTSFLQVSAKEQEAAQTGADVLCALPPSYPGEPPAPSAPLSLSPRLACSLRNPELSRLNLEAAHSPAQGTPKPSNDGLSTPLQSKPGVPEGHTNPPLPPIYLEEAKTESYSQAVTDRNGDRPQAGGYLSPRDRGSCPKEETVGLQHIEQGRNLTAQTAGARRGRKRKQTLQNVLEDFRDLDAPALEEPKPTVVLLKPERSVRGRRRRGARSQRQ; translated from the exons ATGATGGGAGGCAGTGAGAGTGGCAGTGGAGACACGGATGGAGTTCACACTGTGGCAATACAAGTCCCCATTGGCTGGCAGAGGAGAGTGGATGACGGGCTTGTGGTGTATGTCAG TCCAAGTGGCACATTCCTGTCTTCACTGGAAGAGGTTAAGTCTTATCTGTTGACCGATGGCACATGCAAGTGTGGCCTGGAATGTCCGCTGGTCATCCACAAG GTGTTTAACTTTAGCCTAGGGGTCAAAGTTCAGCAGCGCAGCCAGCTGGTGGGGAAGGCAGAGCAGGACATGACAAAGCTCTGTAACCATCGAAGGAAAGTGGTTGCCATGGCAGCGCTCTGTCGCAGTATGCAGGCTTCACAGCTGCCCTATGTTTCCTGTCACACAG aGGTCACCAGTGCCATTATGGAGAACCGAGATCCAAAGAGGATGAGAGTGGACAGGGAAGAAGAAGAACGTGGCACTTATCCCTCTAAACACCCTCCAGTCCACTCCAGGCCCAACAATAATCTCAACCACAACCCTTGTGGCAGTCCTAAATATTCCACCCAACTTGTGTATTCTTACAATGGTTCCTCACCCCTCTCACATGCTAGCACTAACTCTCATCACTCTCCTGAGATTCTGAAGAGACTGCCCcctcctctccatttccctccCACCACCTCTCAATTCTCCAGCTATGGGGCACCTCAGAGGTCCCCATGCACCCCCACGTCTCACAACTTCAGTCAGGGTCAGAGGACACCCCAGACTCCGGAAGCCCCCAGATCTCCTCATTTGgggcccctctctccccttcctccctcctcccctgggaCACTGGGAAGGGGAGGGCAGAGCCATCCACATGGTATCATCATTGggtctctcctgtccccctcaTGTTCCCCCTCTCCCCGCCAGCGCTCACGCCACCCCTCCGCCTCTTCTTCGATTTCTGAACAGGAGGTGGGAGGGGTGGTGCTGGGCGGCTACCCCCCCAGAAGGATATCCTCTTCTTCCCCACACTCTCCTCTACCCGGGGGGTCCCCTAACCTCCATTTCCCCAAATACAAGCTCGAGGACATCTTAGAGCAGTTTAGGAACTCAGGCAACGGTAGCACTAATAATCACATCCTTAACACAAACTCACTGAGCAACCAAAGCAATCCTCAgatcctctctctagctcttgaAAAGGGTGAGAAGCCCACAAAGGCACCTGCTTCTGCCACCGGCTCAGGCATGGGGATCAGTGCTGGTCCTTCTGGGTTGCCTCTTGGACAGTTCTTGAACCACCAGAAGCAACCACACACAGCCTCGTTTCCTGCCAGTAGCCTCCTCTCGGCAGCAGCTAAGGCTCAGCTGGCCAGCCAGATGGCCCACGACCACAGTTCCAATTCAGCCAGCGTCCTCAGCTCGGCCACCTCTCTGGAGGTCTCGAAAGAGTCCCGGCAGTCAAAGGTAACAAACAGCACTTTACACAACAACAGCCATCCCTCCATCACTAGGCCCCTCCCTGCAGCCTCCCGCCTGCTCCTCCACCCCTGCGCCACCCTCTCTCAGCCCCTAGCCTCGAGTCCCCTGCACCTCTCCCCTACAGACCGGACGTCCCACAGGAAGCGGCAGCGGCGTTCGCCCACGGTGCTCAGCATGCTGAAGGACTCCCAGGTGAGCGGTCTCAGAACCCCCGGTGACGTGCTCAACCTCTCCGCCTTGCACTCTCAACCCTCCTCTACCTCAGGCTCGTCCCACTCTGCCACGTCGGAGAACCACCTCCAGGGTCTGAGGCTCTCAGTCCGACACTCCTGCCCGCTCACAGGTCCTCAGAAGCAGCCTGACGGCGCCCTGGACTTCACTACAATCATGGCAGGTCAACCGGATCCCCCCACCCAGCCTCTCTCCGCTCTGCTTCACCTGCTCAGTATGCAGAACGCCCAAGCCGCCGGAACCCAGCCCGGCTCTGGACACGGTACAGGAGGCACGAGGCAGAGCCCCAggcagtctccctctccctcccatttaAACATTAGACCATTCCCCATGCAgtccccctctcatccctgtaCCATGCAAGGCCTGTCACAGCCCCTGTCTCCCACTCAGTCATTGTCCAGGCTTGGTAGTGCTAGTGCACAGTCTCCACATACGAAGGCCAGTCCCAAACAGAGACGGTCTCCCTCCACGGCCCTGTCCAACACTCAGTCAGCACACCATCGCAGTAGCCCCTCGCCCACCCGACACACCCCTGATAGGCTACGGCAGGCCCAAAACCAACCTATGGATGCCGCCACCACCACCTTACAGTCTCCCATGTGCCAGACCTTGCCTGACGTCAGTGCATCAGTGGAGATTGAGAGCGTATCAACACTAGGCCCTGGTCTCAGCCTGGGTCATCCTCCCAACAACATCCCCACCTCCAACCATAGCACCACCTCCCCCAGACCCCTGGATCTTAGTAACCACGTGCTGGCCCTGCTGGCAGCCTCCTCCACCACGCCTCTGGAGGAAGGGGGCCTGGACACAACCACCGGCAACAACACTGCAG GGGTGCAAGAGCCTGAGAGTGTTGATCATCGTAGCTCGACAGTGAGCAAAACCCCAGGAGGTTGCAGCCCCGGCCCCTGCAACACCCCTTCCCTAGGGGACTCCCCCGGCTCCTTACCCTTGGCCGAAGCCTTCCCCTTCATGAGCCAGGAGCAGCTCCTCCAGCTTCTGTCTGCCACAGCCGGCCTGCCCTCCCTCTTGGATCCCACCATCCTGGGCTCCCTGCCCCTGGGCCTGTGGCTGGGTGGTCAGCAGTGTCACCTCCCCACCTCTAACACCTCACAGCAACACCATCAACTgcctgatcatcatcatcatcaacaacaatcgGAACACCAACAACTACTGTTACAGCACGAACAACACCAAGAGCAACACCAGAAACAACAACAGACTGCCCATCTGAACCACAACTTTCCGTTTAGCCTACTCCCCTCTCTAATGGGAGGTCAGGGAGAGCTGCCTCTCAATCTCCTGGGTCTGTTGAACCCACTTCTACCCCCCTCTGCCACCCTTACCCCAGGCCAGGAGGGTGATCTGGGTATAGGGGAGAAACTGGGCCTCCAGGCTCTCCTTATGGCCTCCCTGCTCCTTGGCCAACAGCAGGCTGCCATGTTGCCCCTGTCTGGGCTGGGCCAGCTGAGCCTGGACCTCCCCCTGCAGCAGCAGCACATCCCAGCCTTGTTGGAGGGTTTGTCTCTGGATAAAGGCTCTGGACTCCTGGACCTATCGTCCCTCCCCGGCCCTGGGCTCCTTGAGGCCCTCCAGGGCCTGCTGCCCCCAGCCGAGGGGCCCCTCCAGGCCCTGCAGTCGCTCCTGCTCCccgctcctctccctcccccggGCTTCCTCTCCCTCAACCCCACTCTGCTAAACGCTGCCCTGGGCTCTACTGACCTCCCGACCACCCCTCAGCTCCCCCCACCCCAACAACCCCCACCTCAG GTCTCCGCTTCAGGCCCTGATGGGGGGGTGGACACCCTCATCCCCCTGTCTGTCCAGGGGAAGGACAACCCTGTTCTCCACCAGTTACTGCCCACTCTCCTCAACCCAGGCCTACTAG GAGACCTGTCTGCTCTGACTAGCCTCCACAGTCTGCTGGGGCTAGGTGcaggccctctcctcctcccccccgtACAGACCTCTGCCCTTGGCATGCCTCTACTCCAGGGCCCTGATGGGGCCATCAACCTCCTCAACAACATCCAG cTCAACATGGCGCCGCCCTCCGAGGGAGAAAAGCCAACTTCCTTACAGGAAAAAGACAGCCCCGCCCCTCAGAAGGATATTCCAGCCAATCAGCTTACCCCGGAGGCTGCGCCCAGCCCCTGTCCCGTCCGTACCCCCGTGTCCCAACGTGGTGAGGGCTCCGTGGGGAGCGTCCTGGACCCCTATGCCTCCTTCATGGACACCATCTACACCTCTTTCCTCCAGGTCAGTGCTAAAGAGCAAGAAGCAGCTCAGACTGGGGCCGATGTCCTCTGTGCCTTACCCCCCTCCTACCCTGGGGAGCCCCCTGCCCCCTCCGCCCCCCTGTCCCTGAGCCCTCGCCTGGCCTGCTCCCTGAGGAACCCGGAACTGTCCCGGCTCAACTTGGAGGCGGCCCACTCCCCGGCTCAGGGCACCCCCAAACCCAGCAACGACGGCTTGTCCACACCCCTGCAGAGCAAGCCAGGGGTCCCAGAGGGCCACACTAACCCCCCTCTGCCTCCCATCTACCTTGAGGAAGCCAAGACCGAGTCGTACAGCCAGGCTGTCACAGATAGGAATGGGGACAGACCCCAGGCAGGGGGGTACCTGAGCCCCAGAGATCGGGGCAGCTGCCCCAAGGAGGAGACCGTGGGTCTGCAGCACATTGAGCAGGGCAGG AACCTAACTGCCCAAACGGCGGGAGCCAGGAGGGGCAGGAAGAGAAAACAAAC GCTACAGAATGTGCTGGAGGATTTCCGAGATCTGGATGCTCCAGCCCTGGAGGAACCTAAACCCACG GTGGTGCTGCTGAAGCCTGAGAGGTCGGTCCGGGGCAGGAGGCGGCGGGGGGCCAGGTCCCAGAGACAGTGA